Part of the Hallerella porci genome is shown below.
CTTTTGATTGACATGGATCCTCAGGGAAATGCTTCCCAAGGTTTAGGTTATCTCGAAAGTCAAGAAGAAGATATTCACGAAGCTTTGGAACTTGCAGAAAGTCCTGATGCAATCACAAAAGAATCTCTGCAAAAGTTCATTTTAAAAACGGATTTAGACTATTTAAAAGTCATTACTTCGGGTCCGGATCTTTCGGTAATGGAACTCGAATTAGTCAATGCGATGAGCCGCGAACATCGTCTGCGCCGCATTACTTCTGTTTTAAAAGAAGAATTCGAATACATTATTATCGATGCTCCTCCTAGTTTAAACCTTTTAACTCTGAATGTTTTAACCGCAGCCGATAGCGTTTTAATTCCTGTTCAATGTGAATATTACGCTTTACAAGGACTTGCTGAACTTTTCAACACCATTCGATTGGTGCAGAAAAATTTAAATAGTCAGCTGAATATCGAAGGCGCTCTTCTCACTATGTATGACGCAAGATTAAGTCTTTCGCGTCAAGTGGCAGAAGAAGTTCGCAATGTCATTTCAGAAAGCGTTTTCAAAATTATGATTCCGCGAAATGTGACTCTCAGCGAAGCGCCTTCTCACGGAAAACCGGTTATTCTTTATAATGTAAAGAGTCCAGGTTCACAAGCATACATGAAACTCGCAGAAGAAATTATCAACAAGGCTAAATAATATGGGAAAGAAATCTTTTGCGCTCGGAATGGGTCTGAGCGCCATTATGAATAACCACACCAATAATCTGGACGAAACCATTCAGAAAGATGAAAATGGGCAAACAGTCAAAATTGAAAAAATCAATTTGGATTTAATTGACCCTAACCCATATCAGCCGCGGACTGAATTTAATGAAGATGAATTAGTTGAATTAGCCGAAACAATTGAACAACAAGGTTTGATTCAGCCGATTACAGTTCGTAAATTCAATGGACGTTATCAGATTGTCAGCGGGGAACGTCGCACTCGAGCCGCAAAACTTGCTGGATGGACAACAATCGATGCTTATGTCCACGAATTGCTTTCCGACAAAAAAATGGCGGAATGGTCGCTGATTGAAAATATTCAGCGCGTAGACTTAAATGCAATTGAAGTAGCAAAATCCTACGAGAAACTTTTAGAAAATTACGGCTACACTCATGATGATTTAGCAAAAAGCGTGGGAAAATCGCGTTCTGCAATCACAAATTCCTTGCGACTTTTAAAACTTCCGGAACAAGTTCAAGCTTGGATTTGCGAAGGGAAACTTTCTCAAAGTGCTGCACGCACTCTTTTAAGTCCGGAAATTTCGGATCCCGAAGCAGTCGCCCGCGACATTATTGAAAAAGGAATGAATGTCCGCGATATTGAAAAGCTCACCAAAGAAAATAAAAATTCAGAACCAAAACCGCAGCCGCAACAAAAAGAAGCGCAACCATTAGATCCAAACATTTCTGCATTTCTGCAAAAAATGGAAGAGTTTTTCGGCACAAAAATCAAATTGCAACAATCTGCGGACAATGCTTCAAAAGGTCGATTAATTATTGATTATTATTCCTTTGAAGATTTAACACGCATCCAGGAAAAAATGGAAGGATTGAATTGAAAAATCGCTATCACATTATTCAAATTATTCCATCGGATTCCGGAAAAACTTTATCTTTTAAAGTGAATTCCATCCTTTGGAAGTTATTTGCGATTCTTTTAATCGTTATTTTTGTACTTGGCGGATTTTTCATCTATAAATTATCCACAATCAATGCAATTATCGTGAGTTCGCGGCAAGTTCAAGCGCAAAATGAACTTTTACAGCAAAAACAAAGCGAATATGAACTCTTTTTTTCGGAATTAGATTCTATTTCTACGATGGAAAAGCAAATTAAGAACATTCTCGGTGCATTTTATGAAAATGATTCTTTAAAACTTTCTTCTGTCATCGATAAAAACCGCTTTGATTTTCAACCTTCTTCGAAAAATCGCTTTACTGCAGAGTTAAAAGGCTATTCTACCGATGGAAAAACTCAAAATTGGGCAAAAGTTCCCAGTATCATTCCTACAATCGGCATTATCAGCAAGAATT
Proteins encoded:
- a CDS encoding ParA family protein yields the protein MGKIIAICNQKGGVGKTTTAINLAANFAALEKKTLLIDMDPQGNASQGLGYLESQEEDIHEALELAESPDAITKESLQKFILKTDLDYLKVITSGPDLSVMELELVNAMSREHRLRRITSVLKEEFEYIIIDAPPSLNLLTLNVLTAADSVLIPVQCEYYALQGLAELFNTIRLVQKNLNSQLNIEGALLTMYDARLSLSRQVAEEVRNVISESVFKIMIPRNVTLSEAPSHGKPVILYNVKSPGSQAYMKLAEEIINKAK
- a CDS encoding ParB/RepB/Spo0J family partition protein — encoded protein: MGKKSFALGMGLSAIMNNHTNNLDETIQKDENGQTVKIEKINLDLIDPNPYQPRTEFNEDELVELAETIEQQGLIQPITVRKFNGRYQIVSGERRTRAAKLAGWTTIDAYVHELLSDKKMAEWSLIENIQRVDLNAIEVAKSYEKLLENYGYTHDDLAKSVGKSRSAITNSLRLLKLPEQVQAWICEGKLSQSAARTLLSPEISDPEAVARDIIEKGMNVRDIEKLTKENKNSEPKPQPQQKEAQPLDPNISAFLQKMEEFFGTKIKLQQSADNASKGRLIIDYYSFEDLTRIQEKMEGLN
- a CDS encoding M23 family metallopeptidase, with product MKNRYHIIQIIPSDSGKTLSFKVNSILWKLFAILLIVIFVLGGFFIYKLSTINAIIVSSRQVQAQNELLQQKQSEYELFFSELDSISTMEKQIKNILGAFYENDSLKLSSVIDKNRFDFQPSSKNRFTAELKGYSTDGKTQNWAKVPSIIPTIGIISKNFSLEENHPGIDISAKLNEPVFATAEGKVISVLKNKDRGLHIIIDHGNEYTTSYSHLEQTYVNKGKLVKKGEAIGTVGSSGKTTGPHIHYEILKNNEPIDPELFIEE